Proteins from a single region of Pangasianodon hypophthalmus isolate fPanHyp1 chromosome 7, fPanHyp1.pri, whole genome shotgun sequence:
- the ganabb gene encoding neutral alpha-glucosidase AB isoform X4 has protein sequence MGLLFGICISLLLGSAWAVDRGNFKTCDQSAFCKRQRAMKPGQSPYRALLDTLELSDSRLTLQLINDNNKVHLLLELYRLQGNITRVKINELKPLKPRFEVPDVLVGEPPTEPLSVLSKDDNGVVLSLGAESQRLIVSARPFRLDIMEGPEVLLSLNSRGLLAFEHLRLRKDTQADPESAEVKENVDGAEEQDNEEKADDGAKDKEEKEDGLWEETFKSHTDSKPNGPTSISLDFSLPGVEHVYGIPEHADNLKLKTTDGGDPYRLYNLDVFQYELYNPMALYGSVPVMLAHNAQRTMGIFWFNAAETWVDISSNTAGKTVFGKMLDFVQGSSETPQTDVRWISESGIIDVFIMLGPKPSDVFTQYASLTGTQAFPPLAALAYHQCRWNYNDQDDVKAVDQGFDEHDIPYDFIWLDIEHTDGKRYFTWDPHKFPQPKEMLQNIMGKRRNMVAIVDPHIKVDSSYKIHNELTAKNFYVKNKDGRDYEGWCWPGNSGYPDFTRPDMREWWASMFAFDQYEGSMQNLYTWNDMNEPSVFNGPEVTMYKDAVHGNWEHRELHNLYGLYVHMATAEGLIQRSGGTERPFVLTRSFFAGSQRYGAVWTGDNAAEWDHLKISIPMCLSLGLVGISFCGADVGGFFKSPSTELLVRWYQTGAYQPFFRAHAHLDTPRREPWLFGPENTALIREAVRQRYALLPYWYQQFYHAYRTGQPVMRPLWVEYPKDAATFTIDDEFLIGRDLLVHPVTEEGARGVTAYLPGSGEVWYDVHTFQKHSGAQNLYIPVTMSSIPVFQRGGSIIPRKVRVRRSSVCMENDPYTLYVALGPQRFAEGELYMDDGHTFDFQAKKAFVHRSLTFSNNALTSKNLCLDCKFNTKSWIEKIFILGTSKPNKVTLQMDGRNTVVEFEFDASMSVLTLRKPGMNAAADWTILLQ, from the exons ATGGGGCTGCTGTTCGGGATCTGCATCTCTTTGCTTTTAGGCAGCGCCTGGGCTGTGGACCGGGGGAACTTCAAAACCTGCGATCAGAGTGCCTTCTGCAA GCGTCAGAGGGCCATGAAGCCCGGTCAGTCTCCATACCGAGCTTTACTGGACACTCTGGAGCTCAGTGACTCCAGACTCACTCTACAACTCATCAATGACAACAACAAG GTACACTTGCTGTTGGAGCTCTATAGGCTGCAGGGGAACATCACtcgtgtaaaaataaatgagctgAAACCCCTGAAGCCTCGATTTGAGGTCCCAGATGTGCTGGTAGGGGAGCCACCCACTGAGCC TCTCTCAGTGCTGTCTAAGGATGATAACGGTGTGGTTTTGTCTCTGGGAGCGGAGAGCCAGAGGCTGATCGTTAGCGCTCGCCCCTTCAGGCTGGATATCATGGAGGGGCCTGAAGTGCTGCTGTCGCTTAACTCCCGCGGCTTGCTCGCTTTTGAGCACCTGAGGCTGCGGAAAGACAC TCAGGCGGACCCAGAGAGTGCAGAAGTCAAAGAGAATGTTGATGGAGCTGAGGAGCAGGACAATGAAGAAAAG GCAGATGACGGAGCGAaagataaagaagaaaaagaagatggCTTGTGGGAGGAGACATTTaagtcacacacagacagtaaacccAATG GGCCAACGTCGATTAGTTTAGACTTCTCCTTGCCCGGAGTAGAACATGTATATGGCATACCAGAGCATGCGGACAACCTTAAACTCAAAACCACAGA TGGCGGAGACCCGTACAGATTGTACAATCTGGATGTGTTCCAGTATGAGCTCTATAACCCCATGGCCTTATATGGATCAGTGCCAGTTATGCTGGCCCATAATGCTCAGAGGACCATGGGCATCTTCTGGTTCAATGCTGCTGAGACCTGGGTGGACATCAGCTCCAACACTGCTGGCAAA ACTGTGTTTGGGAAGATGCTGGACTTTGTTCAGGGCTCCAGTGAAACTCCTCAGACTGACGTGCGCTGGATCTCTGAGAGTGGCATCATCGATGTCTTTATCATGCTTGGACCCAAACCATCTGATGTCTTCACACAATACGCCTCActtacag gcacCCAGGCCTTCCCTCCTCTGGCTGCGCTGGCCTACCACCAGTGTCGCTGGAACTACAATGACCAAGATGATGTGAAGGCAGTGGACCAGGGCTTCGACGAGCATGACATCCCATATGACTTCATCTGGCTTGACATCGAGCACACAGACGGCAAGCGTTACTTCACCTGGGACCCTCACAAGTTCCCGCAGCCCAAAGAGATGCTGCAGAACATCATGGGCAAGAGACGCAAT ATGGTGGCCATCGTAGACCCTCATATTAAAGTGGACAGCAGCTACAAGATCCATAACGAGTTAACTGCCAAAAACTTCTACGTCAAGAACAAAGATGGCAGAGACTACGAGGGATGGTGCTGGCCAG GGAACTCTGGTTATCCAGACTTCACTAGACCAGATATGAGAGAATGGTGGGCCAGTATGTTTGCATTTGATCAGTATGAG GGTTCGATGCAGAACCTGTACACGTGGAATGATATGAATGAGCCGTCTGTGTTCAACGGCCCAGAGGTCACCATGTACAAAGACGCAGTACATGGCAACTGGGAGCACAGAGAACTCCACAACCTCTACGGCCTCTACGTG CACATGGCCACAGCTGAAGGTCTGATCCAGAGGTCTGGGGGAACAGAGAGGCCATTTGTTCTCACTAGATCCTTCTTTGCTGGCTCACAGAGATATG GTGCTGTGTGGACTGGAGATAATGCAGCCGAGTGGGACCACCTGAAGATCTCTATCCCCATGTGTCTCAGTCTGGGGCTGGTGGGCATCTCGTTTTGTGGAG CTGATGTTGGTGGCTTCTTTAAGAGCCCTAGTACTGAGCTGCTGGTGCGTTGGTACCAGACTGGCGCATACCAGCCGTTCTTCCGTGCACACGCCCACCTGGACACCCCCAGGCGCGAGCCTTGGCTGTTTGGCCCTGAGAACACTGCTCTCATCCGGGAAGCTGTCCGCCAGCGCTATGCCCTCCTGCCCTACTGGTACCAGCAGTTCTACCATGCATACCGGACCGGCCAGCCTGTCATGAG GCCTCTGTGGGTTGAGTATCCTAAAGACGCAGCTACTTTCACCATTGATGACGAATTTCTGATTG GTCGAGATTTGCTGGTCCACCCCGTCACTGAGGAGGGGGCACGAGGAGTCACAGCCTACCTGCCTGGATCTGGGGAG GTTTGGTATGACGTCCACACATTCCAGAAACACAGTGGTGCTCAGAACCTCTACATTCCAGTCACCATGAGCTCT ATCCCAGTGTTCCAGCGCGGCGGCTCCATCATTCCTAGAAAGGTCAGAGTTCGTAGGTCATCTGTGTGCATGGAGAATGACCCCTACACCTTGTATGTGGCCCTCGGTCCACAG AGATTTGCTGAGGGCGAGCTCTACATGGATGATGGCCACACTTTTGATTTCCAAGCAAAGAAAGCATTTGTTCACCGCAGCCTAACATTCTCTAACAATGCCCTGACATCCAA GAACTTGTGTCTGGATTGCAAGTTCAATACTAAATCTTGGATTGAAAAGATTTTCATATTGGGAACCAGCAAGCCCAACAAGGTTACTCTTCAAATGGATG GCCGAAACACTGTTGTGGAGTTTGAGTTTGATGCCTCCATGTCAGTGTTAACCCTGCGCAAGCCAGGGATGAACGCTGCAGCAGACTGGACCATCCTGCTGCAGTAA